CTGGCAACTTGTTCGATCTCGTGCAACACCGCACGAAGTGCCGGACTGTCCCCGACAATGTCCTCAAAGCCTCCCTCCTCGCGTATCTCCTGCTGCAGATAGGCGTTCTCCAGAGCCAGTCGGCCATTCAGGTGTGCGATCTCGGCGAAAAGCTGCGCATTCCTGATTGCCGTCGCTGCCTGATCCGCAAAGATCTGTAGGTCCTGGAAATCGTGCTCTGAGATGGCGCCGGTCGAGAAGATTCCGATAACGCCGAGTAGTTCGTCACGAAAGATCAGTGGGTAGCCCGCGAAAGCGCGGATGGCCTGCGCCTCAATCCATTGCTTATCCACGAATCGATCGTCGTCGAAGACATTGTTGCAGAACACCGGTGTGCGCGATGCTGCGATCTGACCGATCTTCAATGCGCCGACGCGAATCCGATGATAATGCCCAGCGAGATTCGTGTGCGACCCGTGACTCGCACGCAGGTGGAGCGCCGCCGTTACGGGGCCTTCGTCCGCCCCCCTCGCCGGAACGGGCCCGTGCGCGCTGCACACCGGGCATTCTATGTCCGTGCTCAACAGCCAGATGCGTGCGAGCACAGCGTCGCAACTCTCCACCAACCCGCGTGTAATGCTCGCCAGTACGTCGTCGAGGTCACGCGTGGCCGTTATCCGCGCGGTGATGTCGCGCAACGCGTCAAGGTGCCGCCGCGATGCGGGTTCGATTGGAGTCGGAGTGCCAGCAGTCATCAAACGCGTGAAGAGAGTCAACGTGTCCAAGCGTCAAGCTACGACTAATCGTAACGTTACGAAATACCGTTGTCGGCGACTGTTGCGCGCGAAGTCGCGGACGCTCTCGAACCGCATATCACGCAACAACTTGCCCATCACTGCTCGGCACCCCAGTGAGTGGCCCCGGAATTGCCCATGACCTGTTCCGAAGCTCCACTACTAAGAGGTCGTATGCAAGCAGGGCATGGCAAACACACCGGAATGGAGACGGAGGCGGGCTTAGAGCTTGCGTCCGTGGGGCGGGCCCTTCGTTTGTTTACGCGCGCGCTGCGGTTGCACTGTCCCCATTGTGGGCGGGGGCCTGTGCTCGATCATCTGATTACTCTGCGCGTGAAATGCGGCACCTGTGGGCTCCGGCTGCAGCGCGGCGAACATGACGCGTTCACGGGGTCAATGTTCGTGTTGTTTACGTTGGTCGGATTGGTGAACTACGCGTTCCTGGCGATCACGCTCTTGGTCACGGACGTGGTGCCGTGGGATCTGCTGGAGTACGGGCTGCCAACACTCACGCTGGCGTTGGTTGTCGTCGGATTCCCGTTCTCGAAGCTCCTATGGCTCGCGTTCGACTTAATGCTCCGGCCCGTTACTGCTGCTGAGCTGACGTGGCATCAGGCGGCCGAGGTTGAATTCGAAGTTGATCTCCTCGGTTCGCGTCGTGAGTCAATAGACAGACTAGCCATGCCGCACGTCGCAGGGGATGCACGGACGGAGACGGCACGAAAGGACACAGCCCGATGAGTAGTCGGCCGGACCGCGAGGTTGGTGTTGCTGTGGACATAGCGGAACGACAGTTGATGGAATCGCGACTGCGCCAAACGCAGAAGATGGAGGCGATGGGGCGCCTCGCCGGCGGTATCGCGCATGACTTCAACAACTTGCTGACGGTGATTGGCTCCAGCGCGATGTTTTTGCAACAATGCCTGCCGCCAGAGATGTACGCGGCGCTTGATGATGCCCGTCAGATCGAAGTGGCCGTGGAACGCGCAGCGCTGCTGACACGGCAGCTGTTGCGCTTCAGTCGTGAACAACTCCCCCTCTCCGAGCTCGTTGTCATCGACGCTCTCGTTGAGAATACGGAGCCGCTACTAAGGCGACTCGTTGGCAGTCACATCGAAGTCGCAGCGCTGGCTGGAGCGCCGGGAGTAGGCGTGCTCGCGGATCAGGGGCAACTCGTGCAGGTCCTCTTGAACCTTGCAGCGAATGCGCGCGACGCGATGCCGGAGGGCGGAGTGTTGACGCTCGAGACGGCAATACGCGCCGTCGACGGTGCGATGGCGGATCGGATGCAACTTCCAAGGGCGGGCGAGTACGTCGAGCTCTCGGTGAGCGATACGGGTATGGGGATGGACGACGCCACGTTGGCGCGCGCCTTCGACGCCTTCTACACCACGAAGGCAGCTGAACGTGGAACCGGCCTGGGTCTCGCGACAGTACGCAGCATCGTGACCGGAATGCACGGCGCTGTTACTGCGGTCAGCCGCAAGGGGATTGGCTCGATCTTCAAAGCGCTCTTACCCGCGCAGTCAGGTCGCATCAGCGCGGACACCGGCACACCAAGTCCGGTGCGGGGACAGGGCGAAACCATCGTGGTTGTGGAGGACGAGGGGTATGCACGAGTCGCTCTCAGCCGCATGCTGACGCACCTCGGATACGTCGTGCTATCGGCCAGACACGGGCGGGATGCCGTGCGAATCTGGGAGGACGCAGGCGGTCCTGCGGGACGTGTGGATCTCGTCGTGACAGACGTCGTGATGCCGGAGCTCACGGGGCCGGCGCTGGCCGATGAGTTACGTGCGCGTCATCCACATCAGGCGCTGCTGTTCGTCACCGGCTATACCGGCCGTGAAATGGATGAAGCGCACGACCATCGCGACATCCGCACGTTAAGCAAGCCTCTCTCTGTCGGGACGCTGTCGCAGGCCGTTCGACGCGAGATACGTCGCATGAATGCGGCAGCGTAACCCTCCGGCGACTCCCGACGCCAAATCCCCGAGAATGGCAGAGAAATTTGGTGGACGTTCTGCACCGGCGAAATCATCCATGGCGCTGGGCAGTATGCGCATTCACCCCGTGTCCCAGGGCAGAACGATGAAAATTCAATCGCTCGATGTATCGAACGGCCTTTCATTGCGGGAATGGAAGGACTTCTACGAGAGCGCAGTGCCGCCGAGGAGCAGATTCAGCAAGGGTTTCAGCAACTCATGAGGGCCTTTGTCTATGAGCAGAAGGGTACGATGGTCGATCGTCGAAGCAAGTGAGTCTTCACGTTGGTCGAGTCCTCAGCGTCAGTAGCGTAGCGGGAACGTATGGATCTGACACTTGCAGGCAAACGCGCGCTGGTGACCGGCAGTAGCTCGGGCATCGGTGCAGAGATTGCAAGGATGTTGGCGTACGAAGGTGTGAAGGTCGTGATTCACGGCCGAGACGTGGGGCGCGCAGGCCGTTTGTTGGAAGAGATCCGCGCAACGGATGGCGATGCTGAGCTCGCGCTGGGGGACCTCACCACGGATGACGGCACATTGTCCGTGATTGCCTGCGTAGATCTGGGGGGCGGGCGGGAGCGTAGCCGGGAGTTGTTCACGGGAGCGACCGGTTCGCCGGTCTGAGCGCACACCGCGTGATCACCGATCGACGAGCGCGCGTGCGCTGCGACGTGAGGGAACTTCATGCGCCCCACAGAAGCCGCGGCGGCCGTGACCAGTCGATCATCCGATCGAGGTACCGAAAGACCGGGCGGATGGAGGATTCGCGGCGCCGGGGGGAGTGGCATTCTCCGTCGACTGCTTCCTCCCCGAACTGGAGCCTGATGTGTCGAACGCGAATGGTCGTCGTGCACTCACCGAGAAAGGCCTGCTTACCCCGCAGAACTCGGTGGTTGCCATCATCGATATTCAGCCTCAGATGGTTTTCGGAGTCGCCAGTGCGGACCGCCAGTCCATCATCGATGCGAACCTGGTTTTTGCAAAGGCCGCACGCGCCTTTGGTGTGCCCACGGTGCTTTCGGGCGTGGAGAGTTCAAGCTTCAGTGGTGCCCTCCTGCCGCAGCTGCAGGCCGTGTTCCCGGACCATACGCCGATCGAGCGTAGTTCCATGAATGCGTGGGACGATGCGGACTTTCAACGCGCGATACTCGCAACCGGCCGGCGCAATCTTGTACTGGCCGGACTCTGGACGGAAACGTGTGTCGCCCTGCCAACCGTCCAGGCGCTGCACGATGGCTTCAACGTGTTCGTGGTCGAGGATGCATGCGGCGACGTGAGTGAACTGGCGCACCGCAATGCGATGCAGCGCGTCGTTCAGGCCGGCGCAAAGCCGGTCACGGCGCTCTCGGTCATGCTTGAATGGCAGCGTGACTGGGCTATCCGAGAGACATACGATGCAGTCGTCGACATCGTGAAGACCCACTGTGGTGCCTACGGCGTGGGTCTTGAATATGCGACCACGATGGTCCATGGCGGCGCGACGACGCCGTGGCCTCCGTATACGCCTCGCCTTGTTGCTGGCGTACCGACATGACCGTCGCCAGCCTGCTGCTGACCAACGCTCGCATCCACACGATGGATTCGCAGCGGCCGAACGGCGCTGCACTCGCCGCGCACAACGGTCGTGTGCTGGCAGTCGGCTCAGCGCGAGAAATCGAACCGTATCGCGGTGCAGGGACGCTCGAGATCGATGCTGCGGGCCGCACCGTCATTCCGGGGCTCATCGATTCGCACATCCACAGTATCCGCGGAGGCCTTAACTACAATCTCGAGCTGCGGTGGGACGGCGTTCCAGCGCTCGCAGACGCCCTGCGGATGCTGCGGGCACAGGCTGCGCGCACGCCGCCCGGCCACTGGGTGCGCGTCATTGGCGGCTGGAACGAGTTCCAGTTCGCCGAGCGGCGGTTGCCGACTCTCGACGAGATCAATGCGGCCGCCCCCGAAACACCGGTGTTCATCCTCTACCTCTACGGCTTCGCGCTGTTGAATCGCGCTGCGCTGGCCGCCGTAGGCTACACGCGCGACACGCCGGATCCACCAGGCGGGGAGATCCAGCGGAATAAGGCAGGGCATCCAACCGGGCTGCTCCTGGCGAAGCCCAATGCGAGCATCCTCTACTCGACGCTCGCCAAGGGACCGCGCCTGTCGTTCGACGACCAGGTCAATTCGTCGCGCCACTTCAATCGGGAGCTGAACCGGCTGGGGGTCACCAGTGTGATCGACGCGGGTGGCGGCTTTCAGAACTACCCGGAGGATTACCGGGTCGTCGAGGCACTGCACGCGAGCGGTGAGCTGACGGTGCGCATCGCGTACAACCTTTTCACGCAGAAGCCGGGTGGAGAGTTGTCCGACTTCCAGCGCTGGGCCGGTCTGGTACGGCCAGGCGATGGCGACGCCTTCTACCGCATGAATGGCGCGGGCGAAATGTTGGTCTTCTCTGCGGCCGACTTCGAAAACTTCCTCGAACCACGGCCGGACCTGTCTCCGACCCTCGAGTCGGACCTCGAGGCGGTGGTACGTCACCTCGTGGCGCAGCGGTGGCCGTTTCGACTGCATGCTACCTATGATGAATCGATCGCGCGATTCCTCGACGTGTTTGAGCGGGTGGAGCGCGATGTGCCCTTCAACGGACTTCGTTGGTGGTTCGACCACGCCGAGACGATTTCACCGCGCAGCCTCGAGCGTACCGCTGCGCTTGGCGGTGGCGTAGCCATCCAGCACCGCATGGCCTTTCAGGGCGAACACTTCGTGGCACGTCACGGCGCAGCAGCGGCCGAGGCCGCACCGCCAGTGCGGCGGATGCTCGAGATGGGACTGCGCGTGGGGGCGGGGACGGACGCGACGCGTGTTGCCAGTTACAACCCGTGGGTCGGCCTCTACTGGCTCGTGAGCGGACGTACGGTGGGAGGCACCGCCATTCATCCTCGGCGCAACCGATTGAGCCGTCTCGAAGCGCTGCGCCTCTTTACGCACGGCAGTGCGTGGTTCTCAGGTGAGGACGCGGACAAGGGAACACTCGCGCCCGGTATGCTCGCGGATTTCGCGATGCTGTCGAGCGACTTCTTCAGCGTGCCCGAGGACGAAATCAAGCGGATCGACTCGCTGCTGACGGTAGTGAATGGACGGGTTGTGCATGCTGCCGGCCCCTATGCGCAACTCGCCCCACCGATCCCACCGGTGCGGCCCGACTGGTCACCTGTCGCGCACCGAGAGGATACCCCCGTTGGGGCCCCTTCCGGCCATGCGTGCCATGGCCCGCCCAACGCGGGCATGCGTCGACACTCGAATCATGCACACGGGGGCCATGGGCTCGGCGCCGTCGGCTTCGCCGGCAGCGGCTGCGACTGCTTCGTGTTCTAGCGCGGTACGAGATCTTGAATTCATACGCGTAAACTCGAGAGGTATCCGATGAGTGGTACTCGAAACGGTACGGCGATAGGGTTACACGATGAGCGCATGACACCCACTACCGATCACCCGCGCGGTGCGTCGGTGTCACCGCCCGCCAAGCTCGTGATCGAGAGACGCGTGCGACCCGGTAGGGAGCGCGAGTTCGAGGTCTGGGTGCGTGCCTTGATCCACAGCGCGTCGGCGGCCAACGCGCACGAGGGCTCGAGTGTGCTGGACGCTGGCGGCGGCGAATACTTCGTGCTCGTGCGCTTCGCGAGTCCGGAAGCACTCGACCGCTGGCGCGAGTCCGACGAGGTCGTCGCCTTGAGCGCGGACGGAGATACGCTTTCAACCGCGGTAGACTGGCCAATCGTTCGCAGCGGCCTCGAAACCTGGTTTACGGCGCCTGGGCACCGATCGCGTGTCGCGCCACGGTGGAAGATGGCGTTGGTGACGTGGTGCGCGTTGATGCCGCAGGTGCTCCTGCTCAGCGTTGTCATGCCTGAGGGTATTCCACTCGTGCTCGGCGTCGGACTGACCACTGCGATCTCGGTCTCTATGCTCACCTGGGTCGTGATGCCGCGCCTGACCGCGCTCCTCGCCGGATGGTTGTTCAGCCCCGATCAGGAAGGCGCGCGCGCGGTTCGGGCGTGACGGCCCTACCGCGCTAGTGACATCGGTTGCACTTCGCCCGTTCGGGAGCCCCGCCTTCCGAGTGCTGTGGGTCGCTACCGTGGTGAGCACGACGGGCACGTGGATTCACGACGTAGGTGCCACGTGGCTGATGACGGGGCTCACGC
This region of Gemmatimonas groenlandica genomic DNA includes:
- a CDS encoding DUF983 domain-containing protein, which translates into the protein METEAGLELASVGRALRLFTRALRLHCPHCGRGPVLDHLITLRVKCGTCGLRLQRGEHDAFTGSMFVLFTLVGLVNYAFLAITLLVTDVVPWDLLEYGLPTLTLALVVVGFPFSKLLWLAFDLMLRPVTAAELTWHQAAEVEFEVDLLGSRRESIDRLAMPHVAGDARTETARKDTAR
- a CDS encoding hydrolase encodes the protein MLTPQNSVVAIIDIQPQMVFGVASADRQSIIDANLVFAKAARAFGVPTVLSGVESSSFSGALLPQLQAVFPDHTPIERSSMNAWDDADFQRAILATGRRNLVLAGLWTETCVALPTVQALHDGFNVFVVEDACGDVSELAHRNAMQRVVQAGAKPVTALSVMLEWQRDWAIRETYDAVVDIVKTHCGAYGVGLEYATTMVHGGATTPWPPYTPRLVAGVPT
- a CDS encoding antibiotic biosynthesis monooxygenase, coding for MTPTTDHPRGASVSPPAKLVIERRVRPGREREFEVWVRALIHSASAANAHEGSSVLDAGGGEYFVLVRFASPEALDRWRESDEVVALSADGDTLSTAVDWPIVRSGLETWFTAPGHRSRVAPRWKMALVTWCALMPQVLLLSVVMPEGIPLVLGVGLTTAISVSMLTWVVMPRLTALLAGWLFSPDQEGARAVRA
- a CDS encoding amidohydrolase, which codes for MTVASLLLTNARIHTMDSQRPNGAALAAHNGRVLAVGSAREIEPYRGAGTLEIDAAGRTVIPGLIDSHIHSIRGGLNYNLELRWDGVPALADALRMLRAQAARTPPGHWVRVIGGWNEFQFAERRLPTLDEINAAAPETPVFILYLYGFALLNRAALAAVGYTRDTPDPPGGEIQRNKAGHPTGLLLAKPNASILYSTLAKGPRLSFDDQVNSSRHFNRELNRLGVTSVIDAGGGFQNYPEDYRVVEALHASGELTVRIAYNLFTQKPGGELSDFQRWAGLVRPGDGDAFYRMNGAGEMLVFSAADFENFLEPRPDLSPTLESDLEAVVRHLVAQRWPFRLHATYDESIARFLDVFERVERDVPFNGLRWWFDHAETISPRSLERTAALGGGVAIQHRMAFQGEHFVARHGAAAAEAAPPVRRMLEMGLRVGAGTDATRVASYNPWVGLYWLVSGRTVGGTAIHPRRNRLSRLEALRLFTHGSAWFSGEDADKGTLAPGMLADFAMLSSDFFSVPEDEIKRIDSLLTVVNGRVVHAAGPYAQLAPPIPPVRPDWSPVAHREDTPVGAPSGHACHGPPNAGMRRHSNHAHGGHGLGAVGFAGSGCDCFVF
- a CDS encoding SDR family NAD(P)-dependent oxidoreductase; translated protein: MDLTLAGKRALVTGSSSGIGAEIARMLAYEGVKVVIHGRDVGRAGRLLEEIRATDGDAELALGDLTTDDGTLSVIACVDLGGGRERSRELFTGATGSPV
- a CDS encoding ATP-binding protein; the protein is MSSRPDREVGVAVDIAERQLMESRLRQTQKMEAMGRLAGGIAHDFNNLLTVIGSSAMFLQQCLPPEMYAALDDARQIEVAVERAALLTRQLLRFSREQLPLSELVVIDALVENTEPLLRRLVGSHIEVAALAGAPGVGVLADQGQLVQVLLNLAANARDAMPEGGVLTLETAIRAVDGAMADRMQLPRAGEYVELSVSDTGMGMDDATLARAFDAFYTTKAAERGTGLGLATVRSIVTGMHGAVTAVSRKGIGSIFKALLPAQSGRISADTGTPSPVRGQGETIVVVEDEGYARVALSRMLTHLGYVVLSARHGRDAVRIWEDAGGPAGRVDLVVTDVVMPELTGPALADELRARHPHQALLFVTGYTGREMDEAHDHRDIRTLSKPLSVGTLSQAVRREIRRMNAAA